The following are encoded together in the Triticum dicoccoides isolate Atlit2015 ecotype Zavitan chromosome 6B, WEW_v2.0, whole genome shotgun sequence genome:
- the LOC119320148 gene encoding transcription termination factor MTERF8, chloroplastic-like gives MLRVREYVVSRLLSSSSYLHRLLSAAASPISLNPGGFAVEEYLVDTCGLTRPQALKASMKLSHLNSPAKPDAVLAFLAGIGLSGADAAAVVAKDPLFLRTKVDQTLAPKVVGLTGLGLSSPDIAHLVSLTPDCFRRRSIVSKMHYYLPLFGSFHNFLRVLKRGGSHLLSSDLDKVVKPNVVFLRECGVGDCDIAKLCVPVPRMLTTNPERVRAMVACAERLGVPRGAGMFRHALQAVAFLTEEKIAARLDYLKYMFGWSDAEASIVLRRYPSVLRKSKESLKHRSEFLVSEVGLEPAYIAHRPALLSYSMEGRLRPRYYVIKFLEANGLLGQYRDYFSIVMLSEKIFVEKFICPHKEAAPLLAEDYATACKGEVPTNFRFT, from the coding sequence ATGCTCCGGGTTCGAGAGTACGTCGTTTCccgtctcctctcctcctcctcctatcttCACCGCCTCCTCTCCGCAGCAGCATCCCCCATTTCTCTGAACCCCGGTGGATTCGCCGTCGAGGAGTACCTCGTCGACACCTGCGGCCTCACCCGTCCCCAAGCCCTCAAGGCCTCCATGAAGCTCTCCCACCTCAACTCCCCCGCCAAACCCGACGCCGtcctcgccttcctcgccggcatcggcctctccggcgccgacgccgccgccgtcgtcgccaaaGATCCGCTCTTCCTCCGCACTAAAGTGGACCAAACCCTGGCCCCTAAGGTCGTCGGGCTCACTGGCCTAGGTCTATCGAGTCCTGACATCGCccacctcgtctccctcacccccgACTGCTTCCGCCGTAGATCCATAGTCTCCAAGATGCACTACTACCTGCCCCTGTTCGGCTCCTTCCACAACTTCCTCCGGGTGCTCAAGCGGGGAGGATCCCACCTTCTGTCATCGGACCTCGACAAGGTTGTCAAGCCCAATGTTGTGTTCCTGAGGGAGTGCGGGGTAGGTGATTGTGATATTGCCAAGCTGTGTGTCCCTGTGCCGAGGATGCTGACCACCAACCCGGAGCGCGTCCGTGCGATGGTGGCATGTGCTGAAAGATTAGGTGTGCCCCGTGGCGCTGGGATGTTCAGGCACGCGCTGCAGGCTGTCGCGTTTCTCACCGAGGAGAAGATCGCCGCCAGATTGGACTACTTGAAGTATATGTTTGGGTGGTCTGATGCCGAAGCAAGCATTGTTCTGCGCAGGTATCCTAGTGTGCTGAGGAAGTCAAAGGAATCTCTGAAGCACAGGTCTGAGTTCCTGGTCTCTGAGGTGGGGTTGGAACCGGCGTACATTGCTCATCGTCCGGCGTTGCTCTCTTACAGCATGGAGGGCCGTCTCAGACCCAGGTACTATGTTATCAAGTTCCTTGAGGCAAATGGATTGTTAGGTCAGTACCGGGACTACTTTAGCATAGTCATGCTGAGTGAGAAGATATTTGTGGAGAAGTTCATATGCCCTCACAAGGAAGCTGCACCACTCCTTGCTGAGGACTATGCAACAGCTTGCAAAGGGGAAGTGCCAACTAATTTCAGATTTACATGA